In the genome of Oxalobacter aliiformigenes, one region contains:
- a CDS encoding thioredoxin domain-containing protein: protein MPFAQLKEPDYPLLNVTLTDSSWIVACFCAHWCGACRGWRPAFESLAQKYPDIVFLWIDIEDHAELLGEIDIENFPSLLIQYGDIVNFFGCIHPDAGVAERLLKSQLDTDLDEMKRLASSNEEHACWQKEVNLRTLLRRVVENEG from the coding sequence ATGCCGTTCGCACAGCTCAAAGAACCGGATTATCCACTTCTGAACGTGACCCTGACGGACAGTTCATGGATCGTTGCCTGCTTTTGCGCCCACTGGTGCGGGGCCTGCCGCGGATGGCGGCCGGCATTCGAGTCGCTGGCGCAAAAATATCCGGACATTGTTTTTCTGTGGATCGATATCGAGGATCATGCCGAACTTCTGGGTGAAATCGATATCGAGAATTTTCCGAGTCTTCTTATCCAGTATGGCGATATCGTCAATTTTTTCGGATGTATCCATCCCGATGCCGGTGTTGCCGAACGGCTTCTGAAAAGCCAGCTCGATACAGATCTTGACGAGATGAAACGGCTGGCCTCCAGCAATGAGGAACATGCCTGCTGGCAGAAGGAAGTGAATTTGAGGACGCTGCTTCGTCGTGTCGTCGAAAATGAAGGTTGA
- a CDS encoding zinc ribbon domain-containing protein has protein sequence MENEKRCQSCGMPMSDRDIVYGKNANGTTNTDYCSYCYNHGKFTSDMTMDQMIEHCAPHLASQEGMTRDEARHLMRAFFPTLKRWNDHH, from the coding sequence ATGGAAAATGAAAAACGTTGCCAGTCGTGCGGCATGCCGATGTCGGACCGCGATATCGTTTATGGCAAAAACGCCAACGGCACGACCAATACGGATTATTGCAGTTACTGTTACAACCACGGAAAATTCACGTCGGACATGACGATGGACCAGATGATCGAGCATTGCGCGCCCCATCTCGCCTCGCAGGAAGGCATGACACGGGATGAGGCACGTCATCTCATGAGAGCGTTTTTCCCGACGTTGAAACGCTGGAACGACCATCACTGA
- the yegQ gene encoding tRNA 5-hydroxyuridine modification protein YegQ, whose translation MSHSPELLLPAGSIEKMRAAYDFGADAVYAGQPRYSLRARNNEFSTLETLKEGIDEAHRRGRKFYVASNIYAHNAKLKTYLDDMAPVADMKPDALIMADPGLIMMVRDKWPDIPVHLSVQANAINWADVKFWERIGLTRVILSRELSLDEIAEIRQRCPDMELEVFVHGALCVAYSGRCLLSGYFNHRDSNQGTCTNSCRWRYKIANATEDATGDIVPLDMVQIMASEQTLPSALGDMPRHPAADRVYLIEEGKRAGQLLPILEDEHGTYIMNSKDLRAIEHIGRLVEIGVDSLKIEGRTKSIYYVVRTAQAYRKAIDDAVAGRPFDISLLGALQGLANRGYTDGFYKRHHTREYQNYMTGASELHNSHYVGDIVSTKDGWATVLVKNRFSVGDILEVFHPQGNTVVPLEKMTSEEGETISVAPGSGHRVRIPLDARYNGAFIARRLNREGDTANGNSTL comes from the coding sequence ATGTCTCATTCACCCGAACTGTTACTGCCAGCCGGTTCCATCGAAAAAATGCGGGCCGCCTACGATTTCGGCGCCGATGCCGTGTATGCCGGTCAACCGCGTTACAGCCTCCGTGCCAGAAACAATGAATTCTCGACGCTGGAAACGCTGAAAGAGGGAATCGACGAAGCCCACCGGCGCGGCAGAAAATTCTACGTCGCCAGCAATATCTACGCGCACAACGCCAAACTGAAAACCTATCTGGACGATATGGCCCCCGTTGCCGACATGAAGCCTGATGCCCTGATCATGGCCGATCCGGGCCTGATCATGATGGTACGGGACAAGTGGCCCGACATTCCCGTTCACCTGTCGGTACAGGCCAACGCCATCAACTGGGCCGACGTGAAATTCTGGGAACGCATCGGACTGACCCGTGTCATCCTGTCGCGGGAACTGTCACTGGATGAAATCGCGGAAATCCGCCAGCGGTGTCCGGACATGGAACTGGAAGTATTCGTGCACGGCGCGCTTTGCGTCGCCTATTCGGGCCGGTGCCTGCTGTCGGGCTATTTCAACCACCGCGATTCCAATCAGGGCACCTGTACCAACTCCTGCCGCTGGCGTTACAAAATCGCCAACGCGACGGAAGACGCCACCGGAGACATCGTGCCGCTGGACATGGTGCAAATCATGGCATCGGAACAAACCCTGCCTTCCGCACTGGGCGACATGCCCCGCCATCCGGCCGCCGACCGGGTCTATCTGATCGAGGAGGGAAAACGGGCCGGCCAGCTTCTTCCCATCCTGGAAGACGAGCATGGCACTTACATCATGAATTCGAAAGATCTCCGCGCCATCGAACATATCGGAAGACTTGTCGAAATCGGTGTCGATTCCCTGAAAATCGAAGGACGCACCAAATCCATATACTATGTCGTCCGGACTGCCCAGGCCTACCGCAAGGCCATCGATGATGCCGTGGCCGGCCGGCCATTCGATATCTCCCTGCTGGGCGCCCTCCAGGGACTGGCAAACCGCGGCTATACCGACGGCTTCTACAAACGTCACCACACCCGGGAATACCAGAACTACATGACCGGTGCATCCGAACTGCACAACAGCCACTATGTCGGCGATATCGTCTCCACCAAAGACGGCTGGGCCACCGTTCTCGTCAAGAACCGTTTTTCGGTCGGCGATATACTGGAAGTTTTCCACCCGCAAGGCAACACCGTTGTCCCGCTGGAAAAAATGACCAGTGAGGAAGGGGAAACCATTTCCGTCGCACCGGGAAGCGGCCATCGCGTCCGCATTCCGCTGGACGCACGGTACAATGGCGCTTTCATCGCACGCCGCCTGAACAGGGAAGGCGACACCGCAAACGGAAACAGCACATTATGA
- the dnaQ gene encoding DNA polymerase III subunit epsilon, with product MRQIVLDTETTGLYADNGDRIVEIGCVEVLNRHVTKNHFHQYINPERDSHPDALAVHGLTTEFLSDKPKFAEIARAFCDYIRGAELVIHNAPFDVGFLNAELARLDLPPVEELVACVTDSLVKARDMFPGRRNSLDALCERFEIDNTHRTLHGALLDAELLAEVYLAMTRGQETLEIEKLTLADEEEAARGKPLSAFQVMVLSPTEEELAKHEAVLDDIEKSNKGKPCVWRMEDIAEVTEAKEVT from the coding sequence ATGAGACAGATCGTACTCGATACCGAAACAACCGGCCTGTATGCCGACAATGGCGACCGAATTGTTGAAATCGGCTGCGTGGAAGTCCTGAACCGCCACGTCACCAAAAACCATTTCCATCAATACATCAATCCGGAACGCGATTCCCACCCGGACGCTCTGGCCGTGCACGGGCTGACGACGGAATTTCTGTCCGACAAGCCGAAATTCGCCGAAATCGCCCGGGCTTTCTGCGATTACATCCGCGGTGCCGAACTCGTCATCCACAATGCACCGTTCGACGTGGGTTTTCTGAATGCCGAACTGGCCAGACTCGATCTGCCTCCCGTCGAAGAACTGGTCGCCTGCGTGACCGACAGTCTCGTCAAGGCCCGCGACATGTTCCCGGGCCGCCGGAACTCACTGGACGCGCTGTGCGAACGGTTCGAGATCGACAATACCCACCGAACGCTGCACGGAGCGCTGCTCGACGCAGAACTGCTCGCCGAAGTCTATCTGGCCATGACACGCGGACAGGAAACGCTCGAAATCGAGAAACTGACTCTGGCCGATGAAGAAGAAGCGGCCCGGGGCAAGCCGCTTTCAGCCTTTCAGGTCATGGTGCTATCCCCGACAGAAGAAGAACTGGCCAAGCATGAAGCCGTGCTGGACGACATCGAAAAGAGCAACAAGGGAAAACCCTGCGTCTGGCGCATGGAAGACATCGCCGAAGTCACGGAAGCGAAGGAAGTGACGTAA